The following proteins come from a genomic window of Sebastes fasciatus isolate fSebFas1 chromosome 6, fSebFas1.pri, whole genome shotgun sequence:
- the LOC141770150 gene encoding uncharacterized protein LOC141770150, producing the protein MSSVEYLREFVNERLTAAAEEIFRVFKKTIIEYEEEIDRQRKLLDIVWKPHIKLHRIELPQQHVCKEEEVLADQQLCIQERNSSLDQEDPEPPQIKEEQEELCTSQEGEQLELKQETETFMLTHTDEESDHSEDQTLNLNPDESQSAAETELPASMCICVIKVESDWENPEVSEPNSDHQLLSHNSHVAESQDQKEGKNGHLGSTSNAETKQQTRHHKCTSIIHYCRDTC; encoded by the exons ATGTCTTCAGTTGAGTATTTAAGAGAGTTTGTTAACGagcgactaactgctgctgctgaagaaatattcagagttttTAAAAAGACTATTATCGAGTACGAGGAAGAGATCGATCGTCAGCGCAAACTGTTGGATATCGTTTGGAAACCTCATATAAAGTTACACAGGATAG agctcccacagcaacatgtctgtaaggaggaggaggttctcgctgaccagcagctctgtattcaggagaggaactccagtctggaccaagaggacccagagcctccacagattaaagaggagcaggaggagctctgcaccagtcaggagggagagcagcttgaactgaagcaggagactgagACCTTTATGTTGACTCATACTGATGAGGAAAGTGACCACAGTGAAGATCAGACTCTGAACTTGAATCCTGACGAAAGTCAGAGTGCAGCAGAGACAGAGCTCCCAGCTAGCATGTGTATCTGTGTGATAAAAGTCGAATCTGACTGGGAAAATCCTGAAGTATCAGAACCAAACAGTGACCACCAGCTCCTCTCTCACAACTCTCATGTAGCTGAGAGCCAAGATCAGAAAGAAGGCAAGAATGGACACTTGGGATCAACTAGTaatgcagaaacaaaacaacagacaagacatcacaaatgcacaagtaTAATTCACTATTGCAGAGACACCTGTTAA
- the LOC141769756 gene encoding uncharacterized protein LOC141769756 codes for MSSVEYLREFVNERLTAAAEEIFRVFNKTIFEYEEEIDRQRKLLDVFWKPEIKLHRIELPQQHVCKEEEVLADQQLCIQERNSSLDQEDPEPPQIKEEQEELCTSQEGEQFEVKQETETFMMTPTDEDNDHTEGQTLNLRIDETYSVKQETETFMLTPTDEESDHIEGQTCNMRIDETYSLMEEKPLSYISVKSDHSEDQTLDFNPDKSQSVAETELPASISRLKDDSDRENPEVPEPNSDHQLLSHNFHVAESQDQKGGQNGDSTRNAEPKPKNEDHKSNSHTINVSNPTTSMTHCNTKTGKNLFQCVTCEKAFKFKSHFQRHLSIHTVKKLYACKTCGKDFKYNSHLIVHMRIHTGESPYTCETCGKGFRWNSCLTLHMQKHTGEKPHLCKTCGKRFSNISVLKRHVTIHTGEKPYTCETCGKDFRCSSNLRVHMRIHTGEKPYLCKFCGKRLGDQSAWKSHMAVHTGEKPHTCKTCGKKFQYNSHLIRHMKTHTGEKPYSCETCGKDFRRSSHLRGHMRIHTGEKPCLCKTCGKGFCDVSSLKQHMRIHTGEKPYLCKTCGRAFKRRRELTVHNRKVHTGEKPYICKICGKSYFDVSHLARHIRLHSDK; via the exons ATGTCTTCAGTTGAGTATTTGAGAGAGTTTGTTAACGagcgactaactgctgctgctgaagaaatattcagagttttTAATAAAACTATCTTCGAGTACGAGGAAGAGATCGATCGTCAGCGCAAACTGTTGGATGTCTTTTGGAAACCTGAAATAAAGTTACACAGGATAG agctcccacagcaacatgtctgtaaggaggaggaggttctcgctgaccagcagctctgtattcaggagaggaactccagtctggaccaagaggacccagagcctccacagattaaagaggaacaggaggaactctgcacCAGTCAGGAAGGAGAGCAGTTTGAAGTGAAGCAGGAGACTGAGACCTTTATGATGACTCCTACTGATGAAGACAATGACCACACCGAAGGTCAGACTCTGAACTTGAGAATTGATGAAACTTATAGTGTGAAGCAGGAGACTGAGAcctttatgttgactcctaCCGATGAGGAAAGTGACCACATCGAAGGTCAGACTTGCAACATGAGAATTGATGAAACCTATAGTTTGATGGAGGAAAAGCCTCTAAGCTACATTTCAGTTAAAAGTGACCACAGTGAAGATCAGACTCTGGACTTTAATCCTGACAAAAGTCAGAGTGTAGCAGAGACAGAGCTCCCAGCTAGCATCAGTCGGCTAAAAGATGATTCTGACCGTGAAAATCCTGAAGTACCAGAACCAAACAGTGACCACCAGCTCCTCTCTCACAACTTTCATGTAGCTGAAAGCCAAGATCAGAAAGGAGGCCAGAATGGAGACTCAACTAGAAATGCAGAGCCAAAACCAAAGAATGAAGATCACAAAAGCAACAGTCACACTATCAATGTGTCTAACCCTACTACGTCAATGACTCACTGTAATACCAAAACAGGTAAAAACCTTTTCCAATGTGTCACGTGTGAGAAAGCTTTTAAgtttaagtcacattttcagaGACACCTAAGTATACACACAGTTAAAAAGCTGTAtgcttgcaaaacatgtggaaaagatttcaAATACAACAGTCACTTGATAGtccacatgagaatccacacaggtgagagtCCATATACTTGTGAAACATGTGGGAAAGGTTTCAGATGGAATAGTTGCTTAACGCTCCACATGCAAAagcacacaggtgagaagccacaCCTTTGCAAGACCTGCGGGAAAAGATTCAGTAACATTTCAGTATTGAAAAGGCATGTGACAATTCACACGGGCGAGAAGCCGTATACTTGcgaaacatgtgggaaagatttcagatGTAGCAGTAACTTGAGAGtccacatgagaatccacacaggcgAGAAGCCATACCTTTGCAAGTTCTGCGGGAAAAGACTCGGTGACCAGTCAGCGTGGAAAAGTCATATGGCAgttcacacaggtgagaagccacatacttgcaaaacatgtgggaaaaaaTTCCAATACAATAGTCACTTGATACGCCACATgaaaacccacacaggtgagaaaccaTATTCGTGcgaaacatgtgggaaagatttcagacGTAGCAGTCACTTGAGAGGccacatgagaatccacacaggtgagaagccgtgcCTTTGCAAGACCTGCGGGAAAGGATTCTGTGACGTTTCATCGTTGAAACAACATATGAGGATCCACACgggtgagaagccatatttgtgcaaaacatgtgggagaGCTTTCAAACGTCGCCGTGAATTGACAGTCCACAATAGAAAAGTCCACACCGGTGAGAAACCGTACATTTGCAAAATCTGTGGGAAAAGTTACTTCGATGTGTCTCACTTGGCAAGGCATATAAGATTGCATTCAGACAAGTAG
- the LOC141769767 gene encoding uncharacterized protein LOC141769767, which produces MSSVEYLREFVNERLTAAAEEIFRVFKKTIIEYEEEIDRQRKLLDIVWKPHIKLHRIELPQQHVCKEEEVLADQQLCIQERNSSLDQEDPEPPQIKEEQEELCTSQEGEQLELKQETETFMLTHTDEESDHSEDQTLNSNSDDTLSEAEKESVFNMPVISSVVSEPNSDHQLSHNSHVAESRDQKKGKNGDSGSTSNAESKLEKRHRKSRSHTNKVCNPTMSTISFNSHTGKKSFKCDTCEKAFKYNSQLQTHLLNHRGEKLYLCEICGNKFIRPSTLKIHMRTHTGDKPHPCKTCGIRFRTLSIMRRHMTIHSGEKPYICKTCGKDFRLKDVFNRHMRIHTGEKPYSCETCGKDFRRSSHLRGHMRIHTGEKPCLCKTCGKGFCDVSSLKQHMRIHTGEKPYLCKTCGRAFKRRRELTVHNKKSPHR; this is translated from the exons ATGTCTTCAGTTGAGTATTTGAGAGAGTTTGTCAACGagcgactaactgctgctgctgaagaaatattcagagttttTAAAAAGACTATTATCGAGTACGAGGAAGAGATCGATCGTCAGCGCAAACTGTTGGATATCGTTTGGAAACCTCATATAAAGTTACACAGGATAG agctcccacagcaacatgtctgtaaggaggaggaggttctcgctgaccagcagctctgtattcaggagaggaactccagtctggaccaagaggacccagagcctccacagattaaagaggagcaggaggagctctgcaccagtcaggagggagagcagcttgaactgaagcaggagactgagACCTTTATGTTGACTCATACTGATGAGGAAAGTGACCACAGTGAAGATCAGACTCTGAACTCCAATTCTGATGACACTTTAAGTGAAGCAGAGAAAGAGTCTGTATTCAACATGCCAGTTATAAGCTCTGTGGTATCAGAACCAAACAGTGACCACCAGCTCTCTCACAACTCTCATGTAGCTGAGAGCCGAGATCAGAAAAAAGGCAAGAAtggagactcaggatcaactagTAATGCAGAGTCTAAACTAGAAAAAAGACATCgcaaaagcagaagtcacaCTAACAAAGTATGTAACCCTACTATGTCAACGATTAGCTTTAATTCTCACACAGGTAAAAAGTCTTTCAAATGTGACACCTGTGAGAAAGCTTTTAAGTATAATTCACAATTGCAGACACACCTGTTAAATCACAGAGGTGAGAAGCTGTACCTTTGCGAGATCTGCGGAAACAAATTCATCAGACCATCAACATTGAAAATCCACAtgagaacacacacaggtgaTAAACCACACCCTTGCAAGACCTGCGGGATCAGATTCCGTACACTTTCAATCATGAGAAGGCATATGACAATTCACtcaggtgagaagccatatatttgcaaaacatgtgggaaagatttccgACTTAAAGATGTATTTAACCGccacatgagaatccacacaggtgagaaaccaTATTCGTGcgaaacatgtgggaaagatttcagacGTAGCAGTCACTTGAGAGGccacatgagaatccacacaggtgagaagccgtgcCTTTGCAAGACCTGCGGGAAAGGATTCTGTGACGTGTCATCGTTGAAACAACATATGAGGATCCACACgggtgagaagccatatttgtgcaaaacatgtgggagaGCTTTCAAACGTCGCCGTGAATTGACAGtacacaataaaaaaagtcCCCACCGGTGA
- the LOC141769775 gene encoding uncharacterized protein LOC141769775: protein MKFRRITLELPQQHVCKDEEVLADQQLCIQERNSSLDQEDPEPPQIKEEQEELCTSQEGEQLELKQETETFMLTPTDEESDHSEDQTLNFNPDKSQSATETELPASMCISWLKDESDCETFEVSEPNSDHQLLSHNSHVAESRDQKEGENADSGSTSNAEPKQRKSPHKSNIHTNNVCNPTTLKTHCNTHTGKKPLECDTCGKVFRYQSKLQRHLRIHTGEKPFSCSTCGTRFSETSLLNVHMRIHTGEKPYSCNTCGKRYCRSNDLQTHIRTHTGEKPYLCKTCGKYFRSHSYLMGHMRIHTGEKPYSCNTCGKDFGRNDGLLVHIRRAHTGEKPYLCKICGERCFDSSHLAKHIKLHTGS, encoded by the exons ATGAAGTTCCGCAGGATAACGTTAG agctcccacagcaacatgtctgtaaggaTGAGGAGGTTCTcgctgaccagcagctctgtattcaggagaggaactccagtctggaccaagaggacccagagcctccacagattaaagaggaacaggaggaactctgcaccagtcaggagggagagcagcttgaactgaagcaggagactgagacctttatgttgactcctaCTGATGAGGAAAGTGATCACAGTGAAGATCAGACTCTGAACTTTAATCCTGACAAAAGTCAGAGCGCAACAGAGACAGAGCTTCCAGCTAGCATGTGTATCAGTTGGCTAAAAGACGAATCAGACTGTGAAACTTTTGAAGTATCAGAACCAAACAGTGACCACCAGCTCCTCTCTCACAACTCTCATGTCGCTGAGAGCCGAGATCAGAAAGAAGGCGAGAATGCagactcaggatcaactagTAATGCAGaaccaaaacaaaggaaaagcCCTCACAAAAGCAATATTCACACTAACAATGTATGTAACCCAACTACGTTAAAGACTCACTGTAATACTCACACAGGCAAAAAGCCTTTAGAATGTGACACATGTGGGAAAGTATTTAGGTATCAGTCAAAGTTGCAGAGGCACCTGAGAATccatacaggtgagaagccattTTCTTGCAGCACCTGTGGAACAAGATTCAGTGAGACATCATTATTGAATGTtcacatgagaatccacacaggtgagaagccgtattcTTGTAACACCTGTGGGAAAAGATACTGTCGGTCAAACGATTTGCAGACTCATataagaacccacacaggtgagaagccgtattTATGCAAAACCTGTGGAAAATATTTCAGATCTCACAGTTACTTGATGGGccacatgagaatccacacaggtgagaagccatattcttgcaacacatgtggaaaagattttgGACGTAATGATGGCTTGTTGGTCCACATTAGAAGAgcccacactggtgagaagccgtacCTTTGCAAGATCTGTGGGGAAAGATGCTTTGATTCGTCTCATTTGGCAAAGCATATAAAATTGCATACAGGCAGTTAG